The Prevotella melaninogenica genome has a segment encoding these proteins:
- a CDS encoding HAD family hydrolase, whose protein sequence is MKEFGTYIFDLDGTLLSTLNDLAASTNYALRWAGMPERTIEEIRMFVGNGVKLLMERAIPNGINNPKFEETYAKFREHYLEHNLDTTSPYEGIPELLRELKRRGKKLAIVSNKFYAATQDLAKHFFPDTIEVAIGERETIRKKPAPDTVLEALRQLGASKEGAVYIGDSDVDIMTAKNCGLPCISVLWGFRDKDFLIQHGGTIFVNKPADILGE, encoded by the coding sequence ATGAAAGAATTTGGTACATATATCTTTGATTTAGATGGTACGTTGCTAAGTACATTAAACGACTTGGCTGCAAGTACAAACTATGCACTTCGTTGGGCTGGGATGCCTGAACGTACAATAGAAGAAATACGTATGTTTGTGGGAAATGGAGTAAAACTACTCATGGAACGTGCTATCCCTAATGGTATTAATAATCCTAAGTTTGAGGAGACTTACGCAAAGTTTCGTGAACATTATTTGGAACATAATCTTGACACAACCAGTCCTTACGAGGGCATTCCAGAGTTATTACGCGAATTAAAACGTCGTGGTAAGAAGCTTGCTATTGTAAGTAATAAGTTCTATGCAGCAACACAAGACCTTGCAAAACATTTCTTTCCAGACACAATAGAGGTGGCAATAGGAGAGCGCGAGACTATTAGAAAGAAGCCTGCACCAGACACTGTATTGGAGGCTCTTCGGCAATTAGGAGCATCAAAGGAAGGTGCTGTATATATTGGTGACAGTGATGTAGATATAATGACAGCCAAAAACTGCGGATTACCATGTATCAGTGTGCTTTGGGGATTTCGTGATAAAGATTTTTTAATACAGCATGGTGGTACAATATTCGTTAATAAACCAGCTGATATTTTAGGCGAATAA
- the mltG gene encoding endolytic transglycosylase MltG has protein sequence MAKSKGKNKGTTSRWIIVAIFAILAGVAYFLFFSGMSRTGKEKYVLIDENDNIDSVYAKLQPISTPQGFWVFKQLAGIMGYSNHIRPGRFTVGSSGSLQTSRHIINGLQAPVKITIRSVRTIEDLATDVSEKLMFSRSELLSRLKSTETCKKYGFTPETIPAMFIPNTYDFYWNTSVDKFLDKMSEENKKFWNFERKEKAKQAVFTESEIVTLASIVDEETDNEAEMPKIAGMYINRLHMNMPLQADPTIKFATKNFTAHRIYQKWLTIDNPYNTYKYRGLPPGPIRIPSVAAIDAVLNYVHHDYIYMCAKEDFSGTHNFAKTYEEHQVNAAKYAKALNERGIN, from the coding sequence ATGGCAAAATCTAAAGGAAAGAACAAAGGGACAACGTCCCGTTGGATTATTGTTGCAATTTTTGCGATATTAGCAGGTGTAGCATACTTTCTTTTCTTCTCGGGAATGTCCCGTACAGGGAAAGAAAAATATGTTCTTATTGATGAGAACGACAATATAGACTCAGTATATGCAAAGCTTCAGCCAATCTCAACGCCTCAAGGTTTTTGGGTATTCAAGCAGCTTGCTGGAATTATGGGGTATTCAAATCATATCCGTCCTGGTAGATTTACTGTTGGTTCTTCTGGTTCTCTTCAGACTTCACGCCACATTATTAATGGTCTTCAAGCCCCTGTGAAGATAACTATTAGGTCAGTAAGAACGATTGAAGATCTTGCCACTGATGTGAGCGAAAAGCTGATGTTCTCACGTTCAGAACTCCTTTCGCGTCTTAAGTCAACAGAAACTTGTAAGAAGTATGGTTTTACTCCAGAAACCATCCCTGCAATGTTTATTCCTAATACATACGATTTCTATTGGAATACTTCAGTCGATAAGTTTCTCGATAAGATGAGTGAAGAGAACAAGAAGTTCTGGAACTTTGAACGTAAAGAGAAAGCGAAACAGGCTGTCTTTACAGAAAGTGAGATTGTTACGCTTGCAAGTATTGTTGACGAAGAAACTGATAATGAGGCAGAAATGCCAAAGATTGCAGGTATGTATATCAATCGTTTACACATGAATATGCCTTTGCAGGCTGATCCAACAATAAAGTTTGCTACAAAGAACTTTACTGCTCATCGTATCTATCAGAAGTGGCTTACGATTGATAATCCTTACAATACCTATAAATATCGTGGTCTTCCTCCTGGTCCAATACGTATTCCATCAGTGGCAGCTATTGATGCTGTATTGAATTATGTTCACCATGATTATATCTACATGTGTGCTAAGGAGGATTTTAGTGGTACACACAACTTTGCCAAGACATACGAAGAACATCAAGTGAATGCTGCTAAGTATGCTAAAGCATTGAATGAACGTGGAATAAATTAA